Proteins from one Mesoplodon densirostris isolate mMesDen1 chromosome 1, mMesDen1 primary haplotype, whole genome shotgun sequence genomic window:
- the C1QTNF7 gene encoding complement C1q tumor necrosis factor-related protein 7 isoform X1: MNIGVHVPFRIRVFMGIQTSLQEPKMFVLLYVTSFAICASGQPRGNQFKGDSYSPRYICSIPGLPGPPGPPGANGSPGPHGRIGLPGRDGRDGRKGEKGEKGAAGLRGKTGPLGLAGEKGDQGETGKKGPMGPEGEKGEVGPVGPPGPKGDRGEQGDTGLPGVCRCGSIVLKSAFSVGITTSYPEERLPIIFNKVLFNEGEHYNPATGKFICAFPGIYYFSYDITLANKHLAIGLVHNGQYRIKTFDANTGNHDVASGSTVIYLQPEDEVWLEIFFTDQNGLFSDPGWADSLFSGFLLYVDTDYLDSISDDDEL, encoded by the exons atgaacattggagtgcatgtaccttttcgaattagagttttcatggGAATACAGACATCTCTTCAag AGCCAAAGATGTTTGTCTTGCTCTATGTTACAAGTTTTGCCATTTGTGCGAGTGGACAACCTCGGGGTAATCAGTTCAAAGGAGACAGCTACTCCCCAAGATATATCTGTAGCATTCCTGGCTTACCTGGACCTCCAGGCCCCCCTGGAGCAAATGGTTCCCCTGGGCCCCATGGTCGGATCGGCCTTCCAGGACGAGATGGTAGAGACggcaggaaaggagagaaaggtgaAAAGGGGGCTGCAG GTTTGAGAGGTAAGACTGGACCACTGGGCCTTGCTGGAGAGAAAGGGGACCAAGGAGAGACTGGGAAGAAAGGACCCATGGGAcctgagggagagaaaggagaagtagGTCCTGTTGGGCCTCCTGGACCAAAGGGAGACAGAGGAGAGCAAGGGGACACAGGGCTGCCTGGTGTTTGTAGATGTGGAAGCATCGTGCTCAAATCTGCCTTTTCTGTTGGCATCACAACCAGCTACCCAGAAGAAAGGTTACCAATTATATTTAACAAGGTCCTCTTCAATGAGGGAGAGCACTACAACCCTGCAACAGGGAAGTTCATCTGTGCTTTCCCAGGAATCTATTACTTTTCTTACGATATCACATTGGCAAATAAGCATCTGGCAATTGGGCTGGTACACAATGGGCAGTACCGCATAAAGACCTTTGATGCCAACACAGGAAACCATGATGTGGCTTCAGGGTCCACAGTCATCTATCTGCAGCCAGAAGATGAAGTTTGGCTGGAGATCTTCTTCACTGACCAGAACGGCCTCTTCTCGGACCCAGGTTGGGCAGACAGTTTGTTCTCTGGATTTCTCCTATATGTTGACACAGATTATCTAGACTCCATATCAGATGATGACGAGCTCTGA
- the C1QTNF7 gene encoding complement C1q tumor necrosis factor-related protein 7 isoform X2: MFVLLYVTSFAICASGQPRGNQFKGDSYSPRYICSIPGLPGPPGPPGANGSPGPHGRIGLPGRDGRDGRKGEKGEKGAAGLRGKTGPLGLAGEKGDQGETGKKGPMGPEGEKGEVGPVGPPGPKGDRGEQGDTGLPGVCRCGSIVLKSAFSVGITTSYPEERLPIIFNKVLFNEGEHYNPATGKFICAFPGIYYFSYDITLANKHLAIGLVHNGQYRIKTFDANTGNHDVASGSTVIYLQPEDEVWLEIFFTDQNGLFSDPGWADSLFSGFLLYVDTDYLDSISDDDEL, translated from the exons ATGTTTGTCTTGCTCTATGTTACAAGTTTTGCCATTTGTGCGAGTGGACAACCTCGGGGTAATCAGTTCAAAGGAGACAGCTACTCCCCAAGATATATCTGTAGCATTCCTGGCTTACCTGGACCTCCAGGCCCCCCTGGAGCAAATGGTTCCCCTGGGCCCCATGGTCGGATCGGCCTTCCAGGACGAGATGGTAGAGACggcaggaaaggagagaaaggtgaAAAGGGGGCTGCAG GTTTGAGAGGTAAGACTGGACCACTGGGCCTTGCTGGAGAGAAAGGGGACCAAGGAGAGACTGGGAAGAAAGGACCCATGGGAcctgagggagagaaaggagaagtagGTCCTGTTGGGCCTCCTGGACCAAAGGGAGACAGAGGAGAGCAAGGGGACACAGGGCTGCCTGGTGTTTGTAGATGTGGAAGCATCGTGCTCAAATCTGCCTTTTCTGTTGGCATCACAACCAGCTACCCAGAAGAAAGGTTACCAATTATATTTAACAAGGTCCTCTTCAATGAGGGAGAGCACTACAACCCTGCAACAGGGAAGTTCATCTGTGCTTTCCCAGGAATCTATTACTTTTCTTACGATATCACATTGGCAAATAAGCATCTGGCAATTGGGCTGGTACACAATGGGCAGTACCGCATAAAGACCTTTGATGCCAACACAGGAAACCATGATGTGGCTTCAGGGTCCACAGTCATCTATCTGCAGCCAGAAGATGAAGTTTGGCTGGAGATCTTCTTCACTGACCAGAACGGCCTCTTCTCGGACCCAGGTTGGGCAGACAGTTTGTTCTCTGGATTTCTCCTATATGTTGACACAGATTATCTAGACTCCATATCAGATGATGACGAGCTCTGA